Proteins from one Epinephelus moara isolate mb chromosome 1, YSFRI_EMoa_1.0, whole genome shotgun sequence genomic window:
- the il17a/f1 gene encoding interleukin 17a/f1 translates to MFLTSNFSKVKAVCVVVMVMMMMMKEAAAKPAGHSKHSVKTHKTSSDGATVETVPLQLDPNALTASKNIRPLQNSSISPWTYNITSDDSLFPPVLSEARCLLRGCLDSEGREDLNLESRPIMHQVLLLRRVKSTGAEHSYHYKLETRLIAVGCTCIQPIVQHQD, encoded by the exons ATGTTTTTGACATCAAACTTCTCCAAAGTGAAG GCTGTCTGTGTGGTGGTGAtggtcatgatgatgatgatgaaggaaGCGGCAGCAAAACCAGCAGGTCATTCAAAACACTCAGTGAAGACACACAAGACGTCCTCTGATGGTGCAACGGTGGAAACGGTCCCCCTGCAGCTTGACCCCAACGCTTTGACCGCCTCCAAAAACATCAGGCCCCTGCAGAACTCCTCCATCTCCCCGTGGACATACAA CATCACCAGTGACGACTCTCTGTTCCCTCCGGTGTTGTCGGAGGCTCGCTGTTTGCTGCGCGGCTGTCTGGACTCAGAGGGCCGGGAAGACCTGAACCTTGAGTCCAGACCCATCATGCACCAGGTCCTGCTGCTGCGCCGTGTCAAATCGACAGGGGCGGAGCACAGTTACCACTACAAGCTGGAGACCCGCCTCATTGCTGTGGGCTGCACCTGCATCCAACCCATTGTCCAACACCAAGACTGA
- the il17a/f2 gene encoding interleukin 17a/f2, translating to MHKLDRTKGENMKLRHSACTLLVCCSVLWVVVCCSPRDTVTPLPPPGCTLKLAFSTEVSSSSEGNGNIHRRSLAPWIWKSSTVKHRIPSTIWEAECSSSFCSSPNPGQTDRHNLNSVPIYQNILVLNPQDGGRCYTASYRSVAVGCTCVWAKTN from the exons atgcacaaactggacagGACCAAGGGAGAAAACATGAAGCTGAGACACAGTGCCTGCACACTGCTG GTATGTTGCAGTGTATTGTGGGTAGTTGTCTGCTGCTCCCCCAGAGACACAGtgactcctcttcctcctcctggttGTACCCTTAAGTTGGCGttctccacagaggtctcctcctcatCTGAGGGAAACGGGAACATCCACCGCAGATCTTTGGCTCCATGGATCTGGAA GTCGTCCACAGTGAAGCACCGGATCCCCTCCACTATCTGGGAGGCTGAGTGCAGCAGTAGCTTCTGTTCCAGTCCCAACCcaggacagacggacagacacaACCTGAACTCAGTCCCCATCTACCAGAACATCCTGGTCCTTAACCCACAGGACGGTGGACGGTGTTACACAGCGTCCTACCGCTCTGTGGCTGTCGGCTGTACCTGTGTCTGGGCCAAAACCAACTAA
- the LOC126393620 gene encoding membrane progestin receptor beta-like, translating to MNTLFVVENDLQGEVQPAWVKKKWENLKQKYKDLKCPRTGVTVLEDECQRPRPRKRGREEGDVFNYLWEMEEKEALREREQQKKEDQSFAQNNKLRKGSSPIMPRVSFAPPSLCFTFLPLLDRLLPSLPPTVRDVDVPPLFRERFILSGYRPVGLSWRCYVLSLFQIHNETLNVWSHLVAAGILGFRLQGPEGQGFSVDVSSLPLVLYVFSAITYLSCSAAAHLLQSHSEHAHYSLFFLDYVGVAVYQYGCALALCLYSSNTTWTQSMVGQVFLPAAALLAWISCTTCCYAKLRFRRPYPLHRKLCQVLPMGVAYLLDISPIAHRLATQSWTSNSALTLHFMQVVLFLLSAFFFSCPIPERFSSGRYDIVGHSHQLFHILLSFCTLAQQEALFHDFLWRRPALVREFGQEHLLLACTSFPCLTLCCMMTALTMRRRAQAQLTKEQR from the exons ATGAACACACTGTTTGTAGTAGAAAATGACCTGCAGGGGGAGGTCCAGCCTGCCTGGGTCAAGAAGAAGTGGGAAAACCTGAAGCAGAAGTACAAG GATCTGAAGTGTCCTAGGACAGGCGTCA CAGTGCTGGAGGATGAGTGCCAGAGGCCACGAccaagaaagagagggagggaggagggcgatgtttttaattatttatgggAGATGGAGGAAAAGGAGGCTTTAAGAGAGCGTGAGCAGCAGAAGAAGGAGGACCAAAG CTTTGCACAGAACAACAAGCTAAGAAAAGGATCCTCTCCCATCATGCCTCGGGTGTCGTTTGCCCCTCCCTCACTGTGCTTCACCTTCCTCCCTCTGCTGGACcgcctcctcccctctcttcccCCCACCGTCCGAGATGTGGACGTGCCCCCTCTGTTTCGGGAGCGCTTCATCCTGTCTGGTTACCGTCCTGTGGGCCTGTCGTGGCGTTGCTACGTCCTCAGCCTCTTCCAGATACACAACGAGACTCTGAACGTGTGGAGCCACCTGGTGGCTGCT GGGATCCTGGGTTTTCGGTTGCAGGGTCCTGAAGGTCAGGGGTTTTCTGTGGATGTTTCCTCGCTGCCTTTGGTCCTCTATGTTTTTTCTGCCATCACGTACCTGAGCTGCAG TGCTGCGGCTCACCTGTTGCAGTCCCACTCAGAGCACGCTCATTATTCCCTGTTTTTCCTGGACTACGTGGGCGTTGCGGTCTACCAGTACGGCTGCGCTCTGGCTCTGTGCCTGTACAGTTCCAACACCACCTGGACACAAAGCATGGTGGGACAG GTCTTCCTCCCAGCCGCTGCCCTCCTTGCCTGGATATCCTGCACCACCTGCTGTTATGCGAAGCTTCGTTTCCGGCGGCCGTACCCGCTCCACAGGAAGCTCTGCCAGGTGCTGCCTATGGGCGTGGCCTACCTGCTGGACATCAGCCCCATCGCACATCGCCTCGCCACCCAGAGTTGGACAAGCAACTCTGCACTGACACTGCACTTCATGCAG GTGGTGCTGTTTCTGCTGTcagctttctttttctcttgccCCATTCCCGAGCGCTTCTCCTCAGGACGCTATGACATTGTCGGTCACAGCCACCAGCTCTTCCACATTCTGCTGTCCTTCTGCACACTGGCCCAGCAGGAGGCACTGTTCCACGACTTTCTTTGGCGACGCCCGGCACTGGTCAGGGAGTTTGGACAGGAGCACCTCCTGCTGGCCTGCACCTCATTCCCCTGCCTGACACTCTGCTGCATGATGACAGCACTCACCATGAGGAGGCGAGCTCAAGCTCAGCTTACGAAAGAGCAAagatag